One part of the Dasypus novemcinctus isolate mDasNov1 chromosome 27, mDasNov1.1.hap2, whole genome shotgun sequence genome encodes these proteins:
- the THYN1 gene encoding thymocyte nuclear protein 1 isoform X2, which produces MPRPRKRLAGPAGPDKKGPSGKRPKSENPGELSATVELSGSQKTAASNNCGETPSNHWLMKSEPESRLEKGVDVKFGIEDLKAQPKQTACWDGVRNYQARNFLRAMKLEEEAFFYHSNCKEPGIAGIMKVDVQFIRMMKRFIPLAELKTHYQAHKATGGPLKNMALFTRQRLSIQLLTQEEFDFILSLEEKEPS; this is translated from the exons ATGCCGAGGCCCCGGAAGAGGCTGGCTGGGCCTGCTGGGCCAG ACAAGAAGGGCCCATCAGGAAAACGTCCCAAATCTGAGAACCCCGGTGAGCTCTCAGCTACAGTGGAGCTCTCTGGCTCTCAGAAGACTGCAGCCTCTAACAACTGTGGGGAGACTCCAAGCAACCACTGGCTGATGAAGTCTGAACCGGAAAGCCGACTGGAGAAAGGTGTAGATGTGAAG TTCGGCATTGAGGATCTCAAAGCACAACCCAAGCAGACAGCATGCTGGGATGGTGTCCGCAACTACCAG GCTCGGAACTTCCTAAGAGCCATGAAGTTAGAGGAAGAAGCCTTCTTCTATCACAGCAACTGCAAAGAGCCAGGCATTGCAGGAATTATGAAG GTGGATGTGCAGTTCATTCGAATGATGAAGCGTTTCATTCCCCTGGCGGAGCTCAAAACCCATTACCAAGCACAcaaagccactggtggccccttaAAAAATATGGCTCTCTTCACTCGCCAGAGACTCTCAATTCAGCTCCTGACCCAAG aagagtttgattttattttgagCCTGGAGGAAAAGGAACCAAGTTAA
- the THYN1 gene encoding thymocyte nuclear protein 1 isoform X1 encodes MPRPRKRLAGPAGPDKKGPSGKRPKSENPGELSATVELSGSQKTAASNNCGETPSNHWLMKSEPESRLEKGVDVKFGIEDLKAQPKQTACWDGVRNYQARNFLRAMKLEEEAFFYHSNCKEPGIAGIMKIVKEAYPDHTQFEKNNPHYDPSSKKDNPKWSMVDVQFIRMMKRFIPLAELKTHYQAHKATGGPLKNMALFTRQRLSIQLLTQEEFDFILSLEEKEPS; translated from the exons ATGCCGAGGCCCCGGAAGAGGCTGGCTGGGCCTGCTGGGCCAG ACAAGAAGGGCCCATCAGGAAAACGTCCCAAATCTGAGAACCCCGGTGAGCTCTCAGCTACAGTGGAGCTCTCTGGCTCTCAGAAGACTGCAGCCTCTAACAACTGTGGGGAGACTCCAAGCAACCACTGGCTGATGAAGTCTGAACCGGAAAGCCGACTGGAGAAAGGTGTAGATGTGAAG TTCGGCATTGAGGATCTCAAAGCACAACCCAAGCAGACAGCATGCTGGGATGGTGTCCGCAACTACCAG GCTCGGAACTTCCTAAGAGCCATGAAGTTAGAGGAAGAAGCCTTCTTCTATCACAGCAACTGCAAAGAGCCAGGCATTGCAGGAATTATGAAG ATTGTGAAGGAAGCCTACCCGGACCACACACAGTTTGAGAAAAACAACCCCCATTATGACCCATCCAGCAAAAAGGACAACCCCAAATGGTCCATG GTGGATGTGCAGTTCATTCGAATGATGAAGCGTTTCATTCCCCTGGCGGAGCTCAAAACCCATTACCAAGCACAcaaagccactggtggccccttaAAAAATATGGCTCTCTTCACTCGCCAGAGACTCTCAATTCAGCTCCTGACCCAAG aagagtttgattttattttgagCCTGGAGGAAAAGGAACCAAGTTAA